In the Pan paniscus chromosome 8, NHGRI_mPanPan1-v2.0_pri, whole genome shotgun sequence genome, one interval contains:
- the LOC130540554 gene encoding serine/threonine-protein kinase MARK2-like encodes MNVSHEGEELKCCVQPLSHWEDPLQTKFMVSMGYRQEDIQDLLRSMRKQWSPACSWVLLSSQEVQLRVSASPEQQWFQQPAFPIFHGLRRLKGATQSLNRIRRQGRRAATQQCTSQLPTSLEGTNPTPAVNSDLSTNTKMSKNSSLGAKAGLARPPPRTTMAAPQRWGLRPPELLLLTSTPSPRPPARESQSVSLQPNQASVLHPTVSSWGVPARHSPSRVSLRPPFYPRHQRSGQSPRWDQVRAAGQPNRCQAPEMGLNRVTPASPSGKGGGQQRAAGSFFSKFKFKFTSWTQLPVCLKEPESKDGGGQDSQLEIRVTFWYRKKTKNKKQKTPKTTKNYPRPLPNIKQSSVGAHNKNPSFACSI; translated from the coding sequence ATGAATGTGAGTCATGAAGGTGAGGAACTTAAGTGCTGTGTGCAGCCACTCTCCCACTGGGAGGACCCCCTGCAAACTAAGTTCATGGTATCCATGGGTTACAGACAGGAAGATATCCAGGACTTGCTGAGGAGTATGAGGAAGCAGTGGTCACCTGCCTGCTCCTGGGTTCTGCTTTCATCCCAGGAGGTACAGCTCAGGGTCTCTGCCAGCCCGGAGCAGCAGTGGTTTCAACAACCTGCCTTTCCCATCTTTCACGGCCTGAGAAGACTCAAAGGAGCCACCCAGAGTCTGAACAGGATCAGGAGACAGGGCAGAAGGGCAGCAACACAGCAATGCACCAGCCAGCTCCCTACTAGCCTGGAGGGGACGAACCCCACCCCCGCTGTGAACAGCGACCTCTCCACCAACACCAAAATGAGCAAGAATTCCTCACTCGGGGCAAAAGCCGGTTTGGCCAGACCTCCACCCAGAACGACAATGGCAGCCCCACAGCGCTGGGGCCTGAGGCCTCCTGAGCTCTTGCTTCTCACCTCTACCCCGTCTCCCCGGCCACCAGCCCGGGAATCCCAGTCGGTCTCCTTGCAGCCCAACCAGGCCTCGGTGCTGCACCCCACAGTGAGCAGCTGGGGGGTGCCCGCCCGGCACAGTCCCTCCAGAGTGTCCCTGCGGCCTCCCTTCTACCCGCGTCATCAGCGGAGTGGGCAGAGCCCCCGATGGGACCAGGTACGCGCGGCCGGGCAGCCCAACAGGTGCCAAGCCCCAGAAATGGGGCTCAACAGGGTGACTCCAGCCTCTCCCTCTGGCAAAGGCGGCGGCCAGCAGAGGGCCGCCGGGAGCTTCTTCAGCAAGTTCAAGTTCAAGTTCACAAGCTGGACTCAGCTGCCGGTTTGCCTGAAGGAACCTGAAAGCAAAGACGGAGGAGGACAGGATTCACAATTAGAAATTAGAGTCACTTTTTGGTACAGAAAAAAaacgaaaaataaaaaacagaaaacccccaaaacaacaaaaaattacccTCGCCCTCTGCCAAATATTAAACAGAGCTCAGTAGGTGCTCACAATAAGAACCCGTCCTTCGCCTGCAGTATTTAA